The following are from one region of the Ignavibacteriota bacterium genome:
- a CDS encoding PHP domain-containing protein produces the protein MAVEKTDLHMHTFYSDGYHSPEQLVDKANKQGINILSITDHDSVNAINEAISHAKKYGIEVIPGLEISTDIRDTEVHILGYFVEPKNKDLEHYLSFFREERLKRAIRMVKKLNILGLDITIDDVLVFAKNSAIGRPHIAQALLAKGQIKSFFEAFYKYIGNHAPAYEKKVHLSPQSAFKIINDAGGLSFIAHPGNMPEILIKELIDAGVDGIEVVHPSHSPEQVRFYRGIVNEYFLLESGGSDFHGGKREDDENLGRFYTSAKVVDTMRTRLVGNIE, from the coding sequence ATGGCTGTTGAAAAAACTGATTTACATATGCATACTTTTTATTCTGATGGTTATCATTCACCAGAACAATTAGTTGATAAAGCTAATAAGCAGGGAATAAATATTCTTAGTATTACTGACCACGATAGTGTTAACGCAATAAATGAAGCAATAAGTCACGCAAAAAAATATGGTATTGAAGTAATTCCCGGGCTCGAAATCAGCACCGATATCAGAGATACAGAGGTTCACATACTTGGTTACTTTGTTGAGCCCAAAAACAAAGATCTTGAACACTATCTTAGTTTCTTCAGAGAAGAGAGATTGAAGCGTGCAATAAGAATGGTTAAAAAGTTAAACATCCTCGGTCTTGATATCACAATTGATGACGTTCTTGTATTCGCAAAAAATTCTGCTATCGGCAGACCTCATATTGCGCAAGCATTGCTTGCCAAGGGACAGATCAAATCTTTTTTTGAAGCATTCTATAAATATATCGGTAATCATGCCCCTGCTTACGAAAAGAAAGTTCATTTGTCTCCGCAGAGTGCATTTAAAATTATTAATGATGCTGGAGGATTATCTTTTATTGCACATCCGGGAAATATGCCCGAAATCCTGATAAAAGAGTTGATAGATGCTGGAGTTGATGGTATTGAAGTTGTCCATCCATCACATTCACCTGAGCAGGTTAGATTTTACCGGGGAATTGTAAATGAATACTTTCTGCTCGAGTCAGGTGGCTCAGATTTTCATGGTGGAAAAAGAGAGGACGATGAAAATCTTGGCAGGTTTTATACTTCTGCTAAAGTGGTTGACACTATGAGAACCCGCCTTGTCGGCAATATTGAATGA